One segment of Odontesthes bonariensis isolate fOdoBon6 chromosome 1, fOdoBon6.hap1, whole genome shotgun sequence DNA contains the following:
- the ube2q1 gene encoding ubiquitin-conjugating enzyme E2 Q1, with translation MSVSGLKAELKFLESIFDPNHERFRIIDWKPDELSCQFNVTGEKLLIIHCNITESYPSTPPIWFVDSDDPSLAQVLERLEDVRKGSTLLLQQLKKLICDLCRLYNLPQHPDVEMLDQPLPAGPVGQDRKHGTEEVTSEEEEEEEMGEDIEDLDHYEMKEEEPVDGKKSEDDGIEKENLAILEKIRKNQRQDHLNGAVSGSVQASDRLMKELREIYRSQSYKTGIYSVELLNDSLYEWHIKLRTVDPDSPLHSDLQVLKEKEGMDYILLNFSYKDNFPFDPPFVRVVSPVLSGGYVLGGGALCMELLTKQGWSSAYSIESVIMQINATLVKGKARVQFGANKNQYNLARAQQSYKSLVQIHEKNGWYTPPKEDG, from the exons ATGTCGGTGTCGGGGCTGAAGGCCGAACTGAAGTTTTTGGAGTCCATTTTTGATCCAAACCACGAAAGGTTCAGGATAATTGACTGGAAGCCTGACGAGCTGAGCTGCCAGTTTAATGTAACTGGGGAAAAGCTGTTAATTATCCACTGTAATATAACG GAATCTTATCCATCTACGCCACCGATATGGTTTGTGGACTCTGATGACCCGAGCTTGGCGCAAGTTTTGGAGAGGTTGGAAGATGTGCGAAAAGGAAGCACTCTG CTTTTGCAGCAGTTGAAAAAACTTATTTGTGACCTTTGTCGGCTGTACAACCTTCCACAACATCCTGATGTGGAGATGCTGGACCAGCCTCTGCCTGCAGGTCCTGTGGGACAAGACCGTAag catGGAACAGAGGAGGTCACAtctgaagaagaggaggaggaggagatgggagAG GACATCGAAGACCTGGACCACTATGAAATGAAAGAAGAGGAGCCCGTGGATGGCAAGAAGTCCGAGGACGATGGCATCGAGAAGGAGAATCTGGCAATCCTGGAGAAGATCCGAAAGAACCAGAGACAAGACCACTTGAAT GGAGCTGTGTCGGGTTCAGTGCAAGCCTCTGATCGCCTGATGAAGGAGCTTAGAGAGATCTATAGGTCTCAGAGTTACAAGACAG GCATCTACTCAGTGGAGCTGCTTAACGATAGCCTGTATGAGTGGCACATCAAACTGAGGAC GGTGGATCCGGATAGCCCGTTACACAGTGATTTACAAGTCTTAAAGGAAAAGGAAGGAATGGATTACATATTACTAAACTTCTCATATAAA GATAATTTCCCCTTCGATCCACCATTCGTCCGGGTTGTGTCACCAGTGCTTTCTGGAGG TTATGTTCTGGGAGGAGGCGCCCTGTGCATGGAACTTCTCACCAAGCAG GGTTGGAGCAGTGCCTATTCCATTGAGTCTGTCATCATGCAGATCAATGCCACTTTAGTCAAAGGAAAAGCCAGAGTGCAGTTTGGAGCCAATAAA AACCAGTACAATCTCGCCAGAGCACAGCAGTCATACAAATCCCTGGTTCAGATCCATGAAAAGAACG GCTGGTACACACCCCCCAAGGAGGACGGCTAA